GATTCCCATCATCGCTGACGACTACGCTGATCCGCAGTTCGGCAGCGGCGCGGTGAAGGTGACGCCGGCGCACGACCCCAATGACTTCCAGATCGGGCTGCGGCACAGCTTACCGCAGATTGACGTGATGGACGAAACTGCGCACATCAACGAGAACGGCGGTCCCTACAAGGGCCTGGACCGCTACGTGGCGCGGGAGAAGATTGTCAAAGACCTGGAAGAGCGCGGCCTGCTGGTGGGCATCAAAGACCACGCCATGTCCATCGGCAAATGCGACCGCTGCAAGACCGTGGTGGAACCACGGCTTTCCACGCAATGGTTTGTGGCGGTGAACAAACAGCCCAATCACGGCGGGTTGAGCCTGGCCGGCGCGGCGAAGAAAGTGGTGGAAGACGGCCACATTCGCTTTACCCCCGCGAACTACCAAGCCATCTATCTGCAGTGGATGGAGAACATCTACGACTGGTGCATCTCCCGCCAGCTGTGGTGGGGACACCGCATCCCCGCATGGCATTGCGCCGCGTGCAAAGAGATCACCGTGGCCCGCGAAGCGCCCAAGAAGTGCGGCAAATGCGGCAGTACGGAACTTGCGCAGGACACCGACGTGCTCGACACGTGGTTTTCATCCGCCTTGCTGCCCTTCACCACGCTGGGCTGGCCCAAGGCCACGCACGACCTGGAGATTTTCTATCCCACGCAACTGCTGATCACCGGCTTTGACATTCTGTTTTTCTGGGTGGCGCGCATGATCATGATGGGCAGCCATTTCATGCTGCCGCCGCAGCGTCCTGCGCTGGCCGGCGAACAAGGCAAGACAGCGGACCAGTTCTTGCCGGAGTGTGTGCCCTTCCGCGAAGTGTACATACACGCCCTGGTGCGCGACGCTGACCGCCAGAAGATGTCCAAGACCAAAGGCAACGTGATTGACCCGATTGAGGTCACGGAAAAATACGGCACCGATGCGGTGCGCTTCACGCTGGCGTCCATGGCTTCGCCGGGCACGGACATTGCGTTCAGTGAGAGCCGGACGGAAGGCTACCGGGCGTTCGCCAACAAGATATGGAACGCCGCACGCTTTGTGTTCATGAACCTGGACCGCGCCGGCGGCAGCCTGACTTCGGGTGCGCCTCCGGATGAACTCAAACGCCTGGAGAACCGCTGGATCTACTCGCGGTTCTATCGCGTGGCCGGCGAGGTGAATGACGGTCTGGCGGCGTATCGCTTTGATGAAGCGGCCAACACCATCTACAAATTCTTCTGGGGGGATTTCTGCGACTGGTACCTGGAGATCATCAAGCCTCGGCTCTCCGGGCCGGAAGCAGAAGCGCGCCCGGCGCTGGCTTTCCTGGGCGACGTGTTTGAAGGCTCTCTGCGGCTGCTTTCGCCTTTCATGCCGTTCATCACGGAAGAAATCTGGCACGCGATGTATGAAGGCCAGCCGCCTAAAAAGTCCATTGCGCTGGCGAAGTATCCGGAGCTCGATAAACAGTGGCTCAACGATCAGACGGAAGAACAGATGGCGGTGCTGCAGGAGCTGATCGTGAACGTGCGCAACCTGCGGGCGGAGATGAAAGTGGAGCCCAAGGTGAAGGCGCCGGTGCGCATTCACGCCGCAGCCGATGTCCAGAAGCTGGTTGAAGAAAACCGCAGCATGGTGGAGCGGCTGGGCAGCATCGAAGCGATTGAGTTTGTCAGCGCGTCGCTGTCGCAGGTGGCGGGAGCGCGGACCACGCCGAAATTCGAAGTGGTGCTGGTGTATGAACAAAAAGTTGACGTGGCGGCTGAGCGCGAGCGCCTGAAAAAAGATCTGGCCAAGCTGGAAGGCGAACTGGCCAACAACAAAAAGCAACTGGGAAACGAGCAGTTTCTGGCCAAGGCTCCGGCGAAAGTGGTGGAAGGCATGCGGCAGCGCGGGCTGGAACTGGAAATCTTGATCAAAAAGATCAAGGACGCTTGGGACAAGCTAGGGTAAGCTTCTATTCTAAGTTCTTAGCTTGACATCAATGGGGAACCGGGTTCAATGAAAGCGCTGCAGAAGACGTTGGCGATTATCGCGTTCCTGTTTTTGGCAACGCAGACTGTTCGCAATGCTTACGCGCTCTGGATGGCGCCGCAATCTTCTGTCCTCGATGTTTTCGGACGCAAGACAAAGAGCGATATCGCCAAGGCAACTTCACTCGATGACCTGGTGACCCGCTATGACGCGGCCCACAAGGAAGCGGAAAAGAAGAGACAGGAAGAAGTGAAAGCCGGGAAGGAGCCATGGGCGCCACAAAATTACGACATCGAGCCTTTCAAATCAGAAAGCGAACTCCAAGGTTCAATATCTGAGTGGGAGGCCAGGGCCAAAGATATACGCGCGTTGCATTTCTACTGGTTCGCGGGCCTGGGGTTTCTTATCATTGGAACACTGGTCTATGCCAAATGGAACCAGTGGTTGGGTTTAACTCTGTCGATCATCGCTTTTAGTGAATTTATCTTCTGGACATCTCCTGAGTTCTTTTCCTGGGCCAGAACGATCCAGACCGACCGGCTTTACGCAAATAAGTTCGGCTTCGGAGTAGCTTCGATCATGTTGTTGCTGATTATGATCCAAATGCAGGGGATTTTTAAGAAAAAGGCGGAGGCGTAAGCGGAACAGCCTATGGATTGGCACAGCCGCAGAATCAGCGCCATACTTGAACACGCGTTGCTGGAGGACCACGCCACCAGTGACGCGACGTCGCGCGCCTGCATTGATCCGCAGCAGCGCGCTACGGCCACCATCCTGGCCAAGCAGGACTGCATCATCGCCGGCGTGGGGGCCGTGGCCCGCATCCTGGAGCTTTACGAGCGGCTGGACCAGCACGTGATCGGGCACCCGGAAGTGATCAGCCACGGAGAAATCTTTGACGGCGTGCGCATGCGCAAAGGCCAGGTGATTGCGGTGGTCCGGCATAACGCGCGCGTGCTGCTATCGTGCGAGCGGGTCACGCTGAACGTGCTGCAGAGGCTGAGCGGCATTGCCACCCTGACGCGCAAATTCGTGGACGCCATCCACGGGACGCAAGCGCGCATCCTGGATACGAGAAAAACTGCGCCTGGCTTGCGCGTGCTGGACAAATATGCCGTCCGCTGCGGCGGCGGGCATAATCACCGGCTGGACCTTTCTGACGGCGTGCTGATCAAGAACAACCACATTGCGCTGGCCGGAGGCGTGGCCGCGGCCCTGCAACGGGTGCAGGCCAATCGCCGTGAAGACCAGCCGATTGAAATCGAAGTCCGCAACATGGCGGAGCTGGAAGAAGCCCTGGCCAACGGCGCGGAAAGACTTATGCTCGACAACATGACG
The Terriglobia bacterium genome window above contains:
- the nadC gene encoding carboxylating nicotinate-nucleotide diphosphorylase produces the protein MDWHSRRISAILEHALLEDHATSDATSRACIDPQQRATATILAKQDCIIAGVGAVARILELYERLDQHVIGHPEVISHGEIFDGVRMRKGQVIAVVRHNARVLLSCERVTLNVLQRLSGIATLTRKFVDAIHGTQARILDTRKTAPGLRVLDKYAVRCGGGHNHRLDLSDGVLIKNNHIALAGGVAAALQRVQANRREDQPIEIEVRNMAELEEALANGAERLMLDNMTVDDARAAVARARKHSTAVTLEASGGIRLENVRAYAETGVDYISVGALTHSPQAVDLSMRIIPA
- a CDS encoding valine--tRNA ligase translates to MPHELQKAYDPSAIEVRWAEYWVREKLFSAPTPESGSQAQIKPFTLLLPPPNVTGRLHMGHMLNHTEMDIITRWRRMLGDMANWIPGTDHAGIATQMMVEKQVLAEGTSRQKMGREAFIKRVWDWKEHYGGAILTQMKRLGVSVDWSREYFTMDDNLSHCVREVFVRLYEEGLIYRGKYIVNWCPRCMTAISDLEVKHEDITGKLYQIRYPLADGENKDKTTSITVATTRPETMLGDTAIAVNPKDARYTALVGKKAILPLMERPIPIIADDYADPQFGSGAVKVTPAHDPNDFQIGLRHSLPQIDVMDETAHINENGGPYKGLDRYVAREKIVKDLEERGLLVGIKDHAMSIGKCDRCKTVVEPRLSTQWFVAVNKQPNHGGLSLAGAAKKVVEDGHIRFTPANYQAIYLQWMENIYDWCISRQLWWGHRIPAWHCAACKEITVAREAPKKCGKCGSTELAQDTDVLDTWFSSALLPFTTLGWPKATHDLEIFYPTQLLITGFDILFFWVARMIMMGSHFMLPPQRPALAGEQGKTADQFLPECVPFREVYIHALVRDADRQKMSKTKGNVIDPIEVTEKYGTDAVRFTLASMASPGTDIAFSESRTEGYRAFANKIWNAARFVFMNLDRAGGSLTSGAPPDELKRLENRWIYSRFYRVAGEVNDGLAAYRFDEAANTIYKFFWGDFCDWYLEIIKPRLSGPEAEARPALAFLGDVFEGSLRLLSPFMPFITEEIWHAMYEGQPPKKSIALAKYPELDKQWLNDQTEEQMAVLQELIVNVRNLRAEMKVEPKVKAPVRIHAAADVQKLVEENRSMVERLGSIEAIEFVSASLSQVAGARTTPKFEVVLVYEQKVDVAAERERLKKDLAKLEGELANNKKQLGNEQFLAKAPAKVVEGMRQRGLELEILIKKIKDAWDKLG